Proteins encoded in a region of the Populus alba chromosome 13, ASM523922v2, whole genome shotgun sequence genome:
- the LOC118042416 gene encoding protein pns1 isoform X3, which translates to MVAGILVLRLFRVLFFLHMVLIAILVICLTIRGLLSAHSHHFHPKKWYPPLLTATGCAGIVAFTWQWFTLCNPSRALRTAFWLSPLLTCAVGVLFVLIGSAAGLTIGVIAIVLALILSLYACWMNPRFDYATKVLSIAAASPPAKTTTVVNLSIITGTVYSCFLVSGIGGATAVGTVMDTLFILAILASLAWSTQVIRNTLQVTIARVKYLHFAYGVEMDLRIALRDTFNYSMGSVCISSVLVPIITVVHGSARAISLIVGGTDEFLFSCANCYATVAATLVSYGNRWGLVQVGVYNKGFVQASMDTWEMLKSVGLEPIIDRDLTGSFCFLSGMAGGAICTLAGGAWTFAVHKSYATEVSIYAFLIGYFMCRIEMAWLQSCVSAYYIAYTENPQNSRLDPAILFRLEEFQRYGD; encoded by the exons ATGGTGGCGGGGATATTAGTCTTGAGGCTCTTTCGAGTCCTTTTTTTCTTGCACATGGTCCTAATCGCCATCCTAGTAATCTGCCTCACCATCCGTGGCCTACTCTCTGCCCACAGCCACCATTTTCATCCCAAGAAGTGGTATCCTCCACTCCTTACTGCAACAGGATGCGCTGGAATTGTGGCTTTCACATGGCAATGGTTTACTCTCTGCAACCCTTCAAGAGCACTGAGAACAGCCTTCTGGCTTAGCCCCTTGCTAACCTGTGCAGTTGGCGTGCTGTTTGTGCTAATAGGCTCTGCTGCAGGTTTAACAATAGGCGTAATTGCAATAGTTCTTGCTCTGATCCTATCCCTTTATGCTTGCTGGATGAATCCTCGATTCGATTATGCCACCAAGGTTTTATCAATTGCTGCTGCTTCCCCTCCGGCGAAGACTACAACAGTGGTCAATCTTTCAATCATCACAGGCACTGTGTATTCCTGTTTCTTGGTATCTGGTATTGGCGGAGCCACCGCTGTTGGAACTGTAATGGACACCCTGTTCATTTTAGCCATCCTTGCCAGCCTGGCATGGAGCACGCAAGTGATAAGAAACACGTTGCAAGTTACAATTGCACGCGTCAAATACCTACACTTTGCATATGGGGTAGAAATGGACTTACGAATTGCTTTACGGGACACATTCAACTACTCCATGGGAAGTGTGTGCATCAGCTCAGTCCTTGTCCCGATTATTACTGTAGTCCACGGTTCAGCCAGAGCGATAAGTTTGATTGTGGGGGGCACAGATGAGTTCTTGTTTTCCTGCGCTAACTGTTACGCTACTGTTGCTGCAACTCTGGTTAGCTATGGGAATCGGTGGGGTCTTGTGCAAGTAGGGGTTTATAATAAGGGGTTTGTGCAGGCATCCATGGATACATGGGAGATGCTGAAGAGTGTTGGGTTGGAACCTATAATTGACAGAGATCTGACAGGGTCTTTCTGTTTTCTCTCCGGGATGGCAGGAGGTGCAATATGCACGCTAGCTGGAGGAGCATGGACGTTTGCAGTTCATAAGAGTTACGCTACAGAAGTGTCAATCTATGCATTCCTGATTGGCTACTTCATG TGTCGGATAGAAATGGCATGGCTACAATCATGTGTTTCAGCTTACTACATTGCTTACACAGAGAACCCACAGAACTCGCGGCTTGACCCAGCTATTCTATTTCGCCTTGAAGAGTTCCAGAGATACGGAGATTAA
- the LOC118042416 gene encoding uncharacterized protein isoform X1: MKRCKEMINDDAVTAINVQNFHIQVQEEKLPYIIPNQLVFLQVEESSIQLETAMVAGILVLRLFRVLFFLHMVLIAILVICLTIRGLLSAHSHHFHPKKWYPPLLTATGCAGIVAFTWQWFTLCNPSRALRTAFWLSPLLTCAVGVLFVLIGSAAGLTIGVIAIVLALILSLYACWMNPRFDYATKVLSIAAASPPAKTTTVVNLSIITGTVYSCFLVSGIGGATAVGTVMDTLFILAILASLAWSTQVIRNTLQVTIARVKYLHFAYGVEMDLRIALRDTFNYSMGSVCISSVLVPIITVVHGSARAISLIVGGTDEFLFSCANCYATVAATLVSYGNRWGLVQVGVYNKGFVQASMDTWEMLKSVGLEPIIDRDLTGSFCFLSGMAGGAICTLAGGAWTFAVHKSYATEVSIYAFLIGYFMCRIEMAWLQSCVSAYYIAYTENPQNSRLDPAILFRLEEFQRYGD; the protein is encoded by the exons ATGAAAAGATGCAAGGAAATGATTAATGATGATGCAGTTACAGCTATTAACGTGCAGAACTTCCACATTCAAGTTCAAGAGGAAAAACTTCCATACATAATCCCCAACCAG TTAGTATTTTTGCAGGTTGAAGAATCAAGCATCCAGCTTGAAACCGCAATGGTGGCGGGGATATTAGTCTTGAGGCTCTTTCGAGTCCTTTTTTTCTTGCACATGGTCCTAATCGCCATCCTAGTAATCTGCCTCACCATCCGTGGCCTACTCTCTGCCCACAGCCACCATTTTCATCCCAAGAAGTGGTATCCTCCACTCCTTACTGCAACAGGATGCGCTGGAATTGTGGCTTTCACATGGCAATGGTTTACTCTCTGCAACCCTTCAAGAGCACTGAGAACAGCCTTCTGGCTTAGCCCCTTGCTAACCTGTGCAGTTGGCGTGCTGTTTGTGCTAATAGGCTCTGCTGCAGGTTTAACAATAGGCGTAATTGCAATAGTTCTTGCTCTGATCCTATCCCTTTATGCTTGCTGGATGAATCCTCGATTCGATTATGCCACCAAGGTTTTATCAATTGCTGCTGCTTCCCCTCCGGCGAAGACTACAACAGTGGTCAATCTTTCAATCATCACAGGCACTGTGTATTCCTGTTTCTTGGTATCTGGTATTGGCGGAGCCACCGCTGTTGGAACTGTAATGGACACCCTGTTCATTTTAGCCATCCTTGCCAGCCTGGCATGGAGCACGCAAGTGATAAGAAACACGTTGCAAGTTACAATTGCACGCGTCAAATACCTACACTTTGCATATGGGGTAGAAATGGACTTACGAATTGCTTTACGGGACACATTCAACTACTCCATGGGAAGTGTGTGCATCAGCTCAGTCCTTGTCCCGATTATTACTGTAGTCCACGGTTCAGCCAGAGCGATAAGTTTGATTGTGGGGGGCACAGATGAGTTCTTGTTTTCCTGCGCTAACTGTTACGCTACTGTTGCTGCAACTCTGGTTAGCTATGGGAATCGGTGGGGTCTTGTGCAAGTAGGGGTTTATAATAAGGGGTTTGTGCAGGCATCCATGGATACATGGGAGATGCTGAAGAGTGTTGGGTTGGAACCTATAATTGACAGAGATCTGACAGGGTCTTTCTGTTTTCTCTCCGGGATGGCAGGAGGTGCAATATGCACGCTAGCTGGAGGAGCATGGACGTTTGCAGTTCATAAGAGTTACGCTACAGAAGTGTCAATCTATGCATTCCTGATTGGCTACTTCATG TGTCGGATAGAAATGGCATGGCTACAATCATGTGTTTCAGCTTACTACATTGCTTACACAGAGAACCCACAGAACTCGCGGCTTGACCCAGCTATTCTATTTCGCCTTGAAGAGTTCCAGAGATACGGAGATTAA
- the LOC118042417 gene encoding uncharacterized protein — MDSTIRIGSSIVFPISSSSPKLSNLRRKNKIEYGFRFVGNGCVSALTPNGSVSPSAASHGESSSVGDMNRRRSSLESSFRYDKPIPEERIEEPVGISLAEKVIGDNPRCTDCQAKGAVLCTTCAGSGLYVDSILESQGIIVKVRCLGCGGTGNIMCSECGGRGHVGLK; from the exons ATGGATTCTACCATTAGAATTGGTTCATCAATTGTTTttcccatttcttcttcttcaccaaaattatcaaatcTACGGAGGAAAAATAAGATTGAATATGGGTTTCGATTCGTTGGAAATGGGTGCGTCTCTGCACTCACTCCTAATGGCTCTGTTTCTCCCTCTGCTGCTTCTCATGGG GAGTCAAGTTCGGTGGGAGATATgaatagaagaagaagcagtCTTGAATCTTCGTTTCGTTATGACAAACCTATACCAGAGGAGAGAATTGAGGAGCCTGTTGGTATTTCATTGGCTGAAAAAGTAATTGGAGATAATCCTCGGTGCACTGATTGCCAAGCCAAAGGCGCGGTTCTTTGCACCACTTGTGCTGGTTCAGGCTTATATGTTGACTCTATATTGGAAAGTCAGGGCATCATTGTCAAGGTCCGGTGCTTAG gTTGTGGTGGAACCGGAAACATCATGTGCTCAGAATGTGGTGGCCGAGGTCATGTTGGACTCAAGTAA
- the LOC118042416 gene encoding uncharacterized protein isoform X2, producing the protein MKRCKEMINDDAVTAINVQNFHIQVQEEKLPYIIPNQVEESSIQLETAMVAGILVLRLFRVLFFLHMVLIAILVICLTIRGLLSAHSHHFHPKKWYPPLLTATGCAGIVAFTWQWFTLCNPSRALRTAFWLSPLLTCAVGVLFVLIGSAAGLTIGVIAIVLALILSLYACWMNPRFDYATKVLSIAAASPPAKTTTVVNLSIITGTVYSCFLVSGIGGATAVGTVMDTLFILAILASLAWSTQVIRNTLQVTIARVKYLHFAYGVEMDLRIALRDTFNYSMGSVCISSVLVPIITVVHGSARAISLIVGGTDEFLFSCANCYATVAATLVSYGNRWGLVQVGVYNKGFVQASMDTWEMLKSVGLEPIIDRDLTGSFCFLSGMAGGAICTLAGGAWTFAVHKSYATEVSIYAFLIGYFMCRIEMAWLQSCVSAYYIAYTENPQNSRLDPAILFRLEEFQRYGD; encoded by the exons ATGAAAAGATGCAAGGAAATGATTAATGATGATGCAGTTACAGCTATTAACGTGCAGAACTTCCACATTCAAGTTCAAGAGGAAAAACTTCCATACATAATCCCCAACCAG GTTGAAGAATCAAGCATCCAGCTTGAAACCGCAATGGTGGCGGGGATATTAGTCTTGAGGCTCTTTCGAGTCCTTTTTTTCTTGCACATGGTCCTAATCGCCATCCTAGTAATCTGCCTCACCATCCGTGGCCTACTCTCTGCCCACAGCCACCATTTTCATCCCAAGAAGTGGTATCCTCCACTCCTTACTGCAACAGGATGCGCTGGAATTGTGGCTTTCACATGGCAATGGTTTACTCTCTGCAACCCTTCAAGAGCACTGAGAACAGCCTTCTGGCTTAGCCCCTTGCTAACCTGTGCAGTTGGCGTGCTGTTTGTGCTAATAGGCTCTGCTGCAGGTTTAACAATAGGCGTAATTGCAATAGTTCTTGCTCTGATCCTATCCCTTTATGCTTGCTGGATGAATCCTCGATTCGATTATGCCACCAAGGTTTTATCAATTGCTGCTGCTTCCCCTCCGGCGAAGACTACAACAGTGGTCAATCTTTCAATCATCACAGGCACTGTGTATTCCTGTTTCTTGGTATCTGGTATTGGCGGAGCCACCGCTGTTGGAACTGTAATGGACACCCTGTTCATTTTAGCCATCCTTGCCAGCCTGGCATGGAGCACGCAAGTGATAAGAAACACGTTGCAAGTTACAATTGCACGCGTCAAATACCTACACTTTGCATATGGGGTAGAAATGGACTTACGAATTGCTTTACGGGACACATTCAACTACTCCATGGGAAGTGTGTGCATCAGCTCAGTCCTTGTCCCGATTATTACTGTAGTCCACGGTTCAGCCAGAGCGATAAGTTTGATTGTGGGGGGCACAGATGAGTTCTTGTTTTCCTGCGCTAACTGTTACGCTACTGTTGCTGCAACTCTGGTTAGCTATGGGAATCGGTGGGGTCTTGTGCAAGTAGGGGTTTATAATAAGGGGTTTGTGCAGGCATCCATGGATACATGGGAGATGCTGAAGAGTGTTGGGTTGGAACCTATAATTGACAGAGATCTGACAGGGTCTTTCTGTTTTCTCTCCGGGATGGCAGGAGGTGCAATATGCACGCTAGCTGGAGGAGCATGGACGTTTGCAGTTCATAAGAGTTACGCTACAGAAGTGTCAATCTATGCATTCCTGATTGGCTACTTCATG TGTCGGATAGAAATGGCATGGCTACAATCATGTGTTTCAGCTTACTACATTGCTTACACAGAGAACCCACAGAACTCGCGGCTTGACCCAGCTATTCTATTTCGCCTTGAAGAGTTCCAGAGATACGGAGATTAA
- the LOC118042411 gene encoding cation/calcium exchanger 2 produces MVSISEHKKYVLFLNISFLLVACVFLIVQFSSAGFLVLGSSQSFKENDQQDCQGLHSLDDYKAKCSYIKSNIPCVSQGYIDYLYLFYCNLGRFPLLGYCLSFLWLLVLFYLLGNTASEYFCSSLEKLSKLLNLSPTIAGITLLSLGNGAPDVFASIVSFMGDGTSSVGFNTVLGGASFVSCVVVGIISILVKQEEFRVNRCAFVRDVCFFLLVLASLTFILIHGKINLWGAMGFLSMYIVYFMVVYVLQVHWNGGGNESERNASSSYGSDLNIPILSSMEKGEQNYVQGCDMECGTEVEMNKCCFCVRLSAPCRKIIWILEMPLYLPRRLTIPVVCEKGWSKPATVASVTMAPVLLSALWNAQGESATLTTSLIVYGIGLMLGMTLGVLAYVTTETSSPPQKCLLPWLAGGFLMSVTWSYIIAQELVGLIVSLGFIFGISPSILGLTVLSWGNSIGDLITNLILAMNGGPEGAQVAISGCYAGPIFNILFGLGLSLVVSAWYAYPSSVVIPKDPYLLETIGFLVGGLLWALVVLPRRNMKLNWVLGGGLLAIYMMSVSLRLTQELGSFHFHDTHT; encoded by the coding sequence ATGGTCTCCATATCTGAGCACAAGAAATATGTCTTGTTCTTAAATATCTCTTTTCTCTTGGTGGCTTGTGTTTTCTTGATCGTGCAATTCAGTTCTGCTGGGTTTCTTGTGCTAGGGAGTTCTCAATCTTTCAAGGAAAATGATCAACAAGACTGCCAGGGGTTGCATAGTCTGGATGACTACAAAGCCAAGTGCTCTTACATTAAATCAAATATCCCATGCGTCTCCCAAGGCTATATTGACTATCTTTACCTTTTCTATTGCAATCTTGGAAGATTTCCTCTTTTGGGCtattgtctttcttttctttggctTTTAGTATTGTTTTACCTGTTGGGAAACACTGCTTCTGAATACTTTTGTTCTTCTCTTGAAAAATTGTCTAAGCTGTTGAATTTGTCTCCTACAATTGCTGGGATTACCCTCCTTTCACTTGGCAATGGCGCCCCTGATGTTTTTGCCAGCATAGTGTCTTTTATGGGTGACGGGACATCTAGCGTTGGTTTTAATACAGTACTAGGTGGTGCTTCCTTTGTTTCTTGTGTTGTGGTTGGAATCATAAGCATTTTGGTGAAGCAAGAGGAATTTAGAGTCAACAGGTGTGCCTTTGTTAGGGATGTTTGCTTCTTCCTTTTAGTTCTTGCATCCTTAACTTTCATCCTGATTCATGGCAAGATCAATCTGTGGGGTGCAATGGGGTTTCTGTCGATGTATATTGTTTACTTCATGGTTGTTTACGTCCTGCAAGTCCATTGGAATGGTGGTGGAAATGAAAGCGAAAGGAACGCTAGTTCAAGTTATGGCAGTGATTTGAACATACCAATTTTAAGCAGCATGGAAAAAGGGGAGCAAAATTATGTGCAGGGATGTGATATGGAGTGTGGTACTGAAGTAGAAATGAACAAATGTTGCTTTTGTGTACGATTATCAGCTCCTTGTCGTAAAATCATCTGGATCCTTGAGATGCCTCTTTACTTACCTCGGAGATTGACAATTCCTGTTGTCTGTGAAAAGGGATGGTCCAAGCCAGCCACAGTTGCTTCAGTGACAATGGCACCGGTTCTCCTATCAGCTCTTTGGAATGCCCAGGGTGAGAGTGCCACCCTCACCACAAGCCTAATAGTATATGGAATTGGGTTGATGTTAGGAATGACATTAGGGGTTCTTGCATATGTAACAACTGAGACGTCAAGTCCACCACAGAAGTGCCTGCTTCCTTGGCTAGCAGGAGGATTCTTAATGAGTGTTACATGGAGTTATATAATAGCTCAGGAATTGGTAGGCTTGATAGTTTCACTCGGGTTTATATTTGGAATAAGTCCTTCTATACTAGGATTAACAGTTCTTTCCTGGGGAAACTCAATTGGTGATTTGATTACAAATTTGATATTGGCTATGAATGGTGGCCCTGAAGGCGCACAAGTAGCCATATCAGGCTGTTATGCAGGTCCCATTTTCAACATCCTTTTCGGTCTCGGGTTGTCTCTGGTTGTCTCAGCCTGGTATGCTTACCCATCATCTGTTGTAATCCCAAAAGATCCCTACCTCCTGGAGACAATAGGCTTTCTGGTAGGTGGCCTGCTTTGGGCACTTGTTGTTTTACCAAGGAGAAACATGAAGCTCAACTGGGTTCTGGGAGGAGGGCTCTTGGCTATATACATGATGTCTGTGTCTTTGAGGCTAACTCAGGAACTTGGATCTTTCCATTTCCACGATACACATACTTAG
- the LOC118042419 gene encoding beta-glucuronosyltransferase GlcAT14A, which translates to MGIKLFMISFMVTSILFSLLYIPTKLTTPIAKYNPVINLNMLKDLKPYPVTFAYLISASRGDAKRLTRLLKALYHPGNYYLIHVDSDAPEKEHREIAEFVSSDPVFGLVGNVWIVGKPNLVTYRGPTMLATTLHAMAILLRTCKWDWFINLSASDYPLVTQDDLIDAFSTLPRNLNFIQHSSRLGWKLNKRAKPIMIDPGLYSLNKSEIWWVIKQRSLPTAFKLYTGSAWTILSRSFAEYSIVGWDNLPRTLLLYYANFVSSPEGYFQTVICNSEDYKNTTVNHDLHYITWDTPPKQHPRSLGVKDYRRMILSSRPFARKFKRNDPVLDKIDRELLKRYKGQFAHGGWCARSGKRHGTCSGFQNGNYGVLRPGPGSRRLQNLLTKLLPEKNFKRQCR; encoded by the exons ATGGGCATCAAACTGTTCATGATCTCATTCATGGTAACCTCGATACTCTTCTCTCTACTGTACATCCCAACAAAACTAACCACACCCATTGCCAAATACAACCCTGTGATCAACTTGAACATGTTGAAAGACCTCAAACCATATCCAGTAACGTTCGCGTACTTGATATCAGCATCTAGAGGTGACGCGAAGAGGCTAACGCGTCTGCTGAAGGCATTGTACCATCCGGGGAACTACTATCTGATTCATGTGGATTCTGATGCACCGGAAAAGGAGCATAGAGAAATAGCTGAATTTGTGTCTAGTGATCCAGTTTTTGGTCTGGTGGGAAATGTTTGGATTGTCGGCAAACCAAATCTGGTTACTTACAGAGGTCCTACTATGCTTGCTACTACACTCCATGCAATGGCTATACTGTTGAGGACCTGCAAATGGGACTGGTTCATTAATCTCAGTGCCTCTGATTATCCCCTGGTCACCCAAGATG ATCTGATTGATGCCTTCTCTACCTTGCCAAGAAACCTCAACTTTATACAGCACAGCAGTCGCCTGGGATGGAAACT GAATAAGAGAGCGAAGCCAATCATGATAGACCCTGGTCTCTACAGCCTGAACAAATCAGAGATCTGGTGGGTAATTAAACAAAGGAGCCTCCCAACTGCCTTCAAGCTCTATacag GTTCTGCTTGGACCATACTGTCAAGATCTTTTGCTGAGTACAGCATTGTGGGCTGGGACAACTTGCCAAGGACTCTTCTTCTCTACTACGCCAACTTTGTGTCCTCCCCTGAAGGCTACTTCCAAACTGTAATATGCAACTCTGAAGACTATAAAAACACCACAGTGAACCATGACCTTCATTACATTACATGGGATACACCTCCTAAGCAGCACCCTCGGTCCCTAGGAGTTAAAGATTACAGAAGAATGATCTTAAGCAGCAGGCCATTTGCAAGAAAGTTCAAGAGAAATGATCCAGTTCTCGATAAGATTGATCGCGAGCTTCTTAAGAGATACAAGGGACAGTTTGCTCACGGGGGCTGGTGTGCCAGGAGTGGCAAGAGGCATGGAACATGTTCAGGGTTCCAAAACGGGAATTATGGTGTTTTGAGGCCTGGACCAGGATCAAGAAGGCTGCAAAATTTGCTGACCAAACTTCTTCCAGAAAAGAACTTCAAGCGGCAATGCAGATGA